The Diprion similis isolate iyDipSimi1 chromosome 11, iyDipSimi1.1, whole genome shotgun sequence genome includes a region encoding these proteins:
- the LOC124412082 gene encoding dedicator of cytokinesis protein 7 isoform X3, giving the protein MSSVQRAFAHKLSKQHASDVRRQIATSTSYSRDLSKSGSSVSGFSSMMSLCEVLEPLDYEEFLAQHQTMLDRDPLQPILDFPKGDVELKVVKRKIRTEEPVVPSETLDTVSPYVRRCVETFTSDWVIVNRKYKRRVSPIARDRLLQDTPRQDFEVDQEDINGALSPHDDEDFSNSADTPRGSWASLDLRHSQHDPLLPGLLDRVCPETVDLTNEEKRSEDRQEALFPLYAPPSSPDDEWQEIIPALEPSEPFSHKILVKCLQLKLELEVEPIFASLALYDAREKKKVSENFYVDMNPEGLKRMLGSHIAYSDTSTLARSCVFNISKPSPDLFLVVRLEKVLQGDISECAEPYLREDKNKDKVRAAAVAACERLGRYRMPLAWTAIHLSGVIGGGCADDSESTGSAGSLDRKSGGLEQWRKKVEAPTRRGSLERRSSDKRRSWSQDDFANCLDSFRPITLTVSSFFKQEGERLRDEDLYKLLAELRRPGSNLKRLKCLPGILKLDLSPRPDELPRCLDPDLRRLTPYPDEKSRPFKEILEFPSKVVSPDLSYRNLLYIYPKEANFSARAVSARNIAVRVQLMGGEHEADALTAIFGRSSCPEMTHEAFTSVSYHNKNPSFYDEIKIRLPADLSAKHHLLFTFYHISCQKKVEQPNVEMPVAYTWLQLLRDGHLQSGEFCLPATLDPPPANYSYIAPDVCLPGTRWVDAHKGVFTLILEPVSSVHPQDKYIDRFLSLCGSLETGHIPPRIGEAGMESELKASMLELARASPAALVRSLPQLLDQLVCLLVRPPALPSQPLNIAAVVFEALGLLVRNVTNLPDDQVDTHGRHPLLATYTAYQCCLPTLSHTSSVVRARSNPDLPVEDLEMEAHTRGLDRTASMRQESPSVNNQAAGRLLHEELALHWVVSTGQARELAMTHSWFFLELIVRSMVVSLSEIDGVEPPRKSRFSPQFSDDVATLAAALTSEVIVRCGKENRTASNLISSLGNFLSDLLSIMDRGFVLSLVRVSCCSLAESSMHVPDSAALFALKLDLVRTICSHEHYVALNLPFGTGYTGWSGSAPASPSPSTGSSGSLISTLVPGDRARFSELSSEFRQQHFLVGLVLSDLANTLEIPNPMLQNKAIGTVRYLMGCHDVDPRYADPSAKSRVAALYLPLLNIMMDALPQLYHWDSKERSVYLDESGSITQSVALAIAGGASTDVAGTQCRVSLSSEATRHLLMCALWVLKGLEKSALAQWCSELSSRRVLSLLQVLNIATAAFEYKGKKALKRCPPQAAATSDIRSRLEDVILGQGSARSEMMLRRKERSSGDRLRWRKDQMPYRPTEQTEGRAVEQDAHIEGALAAEASLVVLDTLESVVQADGGGGAVVGAVLKVLLRALARNQSTLVLQHMFNTQRALVFKYHSALFDEESERCGDLCLTLLTRCSSPLSAVRSHAAASLYLLMRQNFEIGNNFARVKMQVTTSLSALVGRGRAPSEGALRRALKTVLVYAERDTELADTSFPEQVKDLLFNLHMILSDTVKMKEFQEDPEMLLDLMYRIAKGYQGSPDLRLTWLANMAQQHMERKNHTEAAMCLVHSAALVAEYLHLLEPGGGGRPVGAVALAPVTPNALEESAVGDDVLARREEGLCLGPDFSESGLAGLLEHAASSLHAAGMYEAIADVYRVLLPIAEAAHDYKKLANIHGKLHESYTRVEQLAGKRVFGTYFRVGFYGTRFGDLAGDEFVYKEPTLTKLPEIFSRLENFYAERFGADNTVIIKDSNPVDPSKLEPDKAYVQITYVEPYFEPHELRHRPTVFHRNFNIKRFVFATPFTPSGKAHGELREQCKRKTILTVATHFPYLKTRIRVVARKLIVLSPIEVAIEDIQKKTAEVAAATAQEPPDAKMLQMVLQGCIGTTVNQGPAEVAVVFLSGLRDQNVQPSRLQHKLRLCFKDFSKKCLDALRRNKNLIGPDQRDYQKELERNYQRLTERLTPLIAWSGPAAPNQTLPTSPRW; this is encoded by the exons ATGTCATCGGTTCAACGTGCCTTCGCTCATAAATTGAGCAAGCAGCATGCGTCTGACGTAAGACGTCAGATAGCTACTTCAACATCTTACTCAAGAGATTTGTCGAAAAGTGGCAGCAGTGTCTCAGGTTTCTCATCAATG ATGTCACTCTGTGAGGTGTTGGAGCCTTTGGACTATGAAGAATTTTTGGCCCAGCATCAGACCATGTTGGATCGCGATCCATTGCAACCAATTTTGGATTTCCCAAAAGGGGATGTCGAACTGAAAgttgttaaaagaaaaattcgaacaGAAGAACCTGTTGTCCCATCTGAAACACT GGATACAGTGTCACCTTACGTACGGCGGTGCGTGGAGACTTTTACGTCGGATTGGGTGATAGTGAATCGAAAGTACAAAAGACGAGTTTCCCCCATTGCCAGAGATCGGCTTCTGCAGGATACACCCAGGCAGGACTTTGAG gTTGATCAAGAAGATATTAATGGTGCTTTGTCACCTCACGATGAtgaggatttttcaaattctgcgGACACACCGCGAGGTTCGTGGGCTAGCCTAGATCTGCGTCACTCTCAGCATGACCCATTATTACCTGGACTTCTGGACCGTGTTTGTCCAGAAACTGTGGATCTAACAAATGAAGAGAAACGTTCAGAAGACCGCCAG GAAGCTTTGTTTCCACTTTATGCACCTCCGTCCTCGCCAGATGATGAGTGGCAGGAGATAATCCCAGCCTTAGAACCTTCTGAGCCATTCTCTCACAAAATATTAGTTAAATGCCTACAGTTGAAGTTGGAGCTTGAGGTTGAGCCAATTTTTGCCAGCTTAGCATTGTATGATgccagagagaaaaagaag GTTTCAGAGAACTTCTACGTTGATATGAATCCTGAGGGATTAAAACGAATGCTTGGAAGTCATATCGCATACAGTGATACGAGCACCCTGGCTAGAAGCTGTGTTTTCAATATCAGTAAGCCAAGTCCAGACTTGTTCTTGGTCGTAAGATTGGAGAAGGTTTTGCAAGGTGACATCTCGGAATGTGCTGAGCCATATTTGCgggaagataaaaataaagataag GTAAGGGCAGCTGCAGTGGCAGCATGCGAGCGACTTGGGCGTTACAGAATGCCTCTGGCGTGGACAGCCATTCATCTTTCTGGAGTTATTGGTGGGGGCTGTGCTGATGATTCAGAGAGTACTGGAAGTGCCGGATCCTTGGATAGAAAATCTGGAGGACTAGAGCAATGGAGAAAGAAAGTCGAAGCTCCAACAAGACGAGGCTCTCTGGAAAGGCGCAGTTCTGACAAGCGACGTAGCTGGTCACAGGATGACTTCGCCAACTGCTTAGACAGCTTTAG GCCTATCACCCTGACTGTATCAAGTTTCTTCAAGCAGGAGGGTGAGCGACTGAGGGATGAAGACTTGTATAAATTATTGGCTGAGCTACGTAGGCCTGGATCTAACTTGAAAAGATTGAAATGCTTACCTGGTATTCTAAAATTAGACCTCAGTCCAAGACCTGATGAACTTCCACGATGCTTGGATCCGGACTTGAGAAGATTGACACCTTATCCTGACGAGAAGAGCCGACCATTCAAAGAGATACTTGAATTTCCTAGCAAAGTAGTCTCCCCAGATTTGTCATATCGTAATCTGCTTTACATTTATCCTAAG GAAGCTAATTTCAGTGCAAGGGCAGTGTCTGCTCGAAACATAGCGGTGAGAGTACAATTGATGGGTGGTGAGCACGAGGCAGATGCTCTGACCGCAATATTTGGTCGTTCTTCATGCCCTGAAATGACGCACGAGGCATTCACGTCCGTTTCTTATCACAATAAAAACCCAAGCTTTtatgatgaaattaaaataagaCTTCCTGCCGATTTAAGCGCTAAGCaccatttattatttacattctATCATATCAGCTGCCAGAAAAAGGTTGAACAACCAAACGTCGAAATGCCAGTTGCTTACACG tggCTACAGTTGCTCAGGGACGGACACTTGCAGTCAGGAGAATTCTGCTTACCAGCTACATTAGATCCTCCACCAGCAAACTATTCGTACATAGCGCCAGATGTGTGTCTGCCGGGTACAAGATGGGTAGACGCTCACAAGGGAGTGTTCACACTTATTTTAGAGCCTGTGTCAAGTGTACATCCCCAAGACAAGTATATTGACAG ATTCCTTTCACTTTGTGGCTCTCTGGAAACTGGTCACATACCTCCACGAATCGGTGAAGCAGGAATGGAATCAGAGTTGAAAGCTTCAATGTTGGAACTGGCCAGAGCCTCGCCGGCTGCATTAGTTCGTTCGCTTCCTCAGCTGCTGGACCAGCTTGTCTGCTTATTAGTCAGGCCTCCAGCTTTGCCTTCTCAGCCTCTGAATATAGCAGCTGTTGTGTTTGAGGCTCTCGGTTTACTAGTCAGAAATGTGACAAACCTACCAGACGACCAAGTCGACACCCATGGGCGTCATCCTCTGCTAGCAACTTACACAGCATACCAATGCTGCTTGCCGACCCTGTCACATACCTCTAGCGTTGTTCGAGCTCGAAGTAATCCAGATCTGCCCGTTGAAGACCTAGAAATGGAAGCCCACACCAGGGGCCTGGATAGAACAGCCTCGATGCGTCAGGAATCGCCGTCTGTTAACAATCAGGCGGCAGGAAGGCTCCTGCATGAGGAGTTAGCCTTACATTGGGTGGTTTCAACAGGGCAGGCACGGGAACTAGCCATGACGCATTCCTGGTTTTTCCTCGAGCTTATAGTTCGCTCTATGGTGGTATCTTTGTCAGAGATTGACGGAGTCGAACCTCCAAGGAAATCACGGTTTTCTCCGCAGTTTTCAGACGACGTTGCTACCCTTGCGGCGGCACTAACGTCTGAGGTGATCGTACGCTGTGGAAAAGAAAACCGCACAGCTTCTAATCTTATTTCAAGCCTTGGAAATTTCCTCTCTGACTTACTGTCCATCATGGACAGAGGATTTGTTCTCTCCTTGGTTCGTGTCAGCTGTTGTTCTCTCGCTGAGTCGTCTATGCATGTACCGGATTCTGCTGCACTGTTTGCCCTCAAGCTTGATTTGGTTAGAACAATCTGTTCTCACGAACATTATGTGGCCTTGAACCTTCCTTTCGGAACTGGCTACACAGGGTGGTCAGGATCAGCTCCAGCTTCGCCCAGTCCATCGACCGGGAGCTCAGGGAGTTTAATATCAACTCTGGTACCAGGAGACCGAGCAAGGTTCTCAGAACTCAGTTCGGAGTTTAGACAGCAGCATTTCCTTGTTGGTCTGGTTCTCTCAGACCTTGCTAATACCCTCGAAATACCAAATCCTATGCTGCAAAATAAAGCTATTGGTACTGTTCGCTATCTCATGGGCTGTCACGATGTAGATCCAAGGTACGCAGATCCATCAGCTAAATCTCGTGTGGCTGCACTCTACTTACCACTCCTAAACATTATGATGGATGCACTGCCCCAACTTTATCATTGGGATTCTAAGGAGAGAAGCGTTTATCTGGACGAATCTGGTTCCATTACGCAATCTGTAGCCCTTGCAATAGCAGGAGGCGCGTCGACAGATGTGGCTGGAACGCAATGCAGAGTTTCCTTGAGTTCCGAGGCCACCAGGCATTTGTTAATGTGTGCTCTCTGGGTTTTAAAAGGCCTGGAAAAATCAGCTTTGGCACAGTGGTGCTCCGAATTGAGCTCTAGACGTGTTTTGAGTCTGTTACAAGTCCTGAATATTGCTACTGCAGCGTTTGAATACAAAGGAAAAAAGGCGTTGAAGAGGTGTCCACCTCAAGCTGCAGCCACCAGCGACATTAGGTCTAGATTGGAAGACGTTATACTCGGTCAGGGAAGTGCCAGAAGCGAAATGATGCTGAGACGAAAGGAAAGATCCAGCGGGGACCGACTAAGATGGAGAAAAGATCAAATGCCGTACAG GCCCACCGAGCAGACCGAAGGCCGAGCAGTTGAGCAGGATGCCCATATTGAAGGGGCTCTTGCAGCTGAAGCTTCACTTGTAGTTTTGGATACACTGGAGTCTGTTGTACAAGCTGATGGTGGAGGAG GTGCAGTAGTTGGTGCAGTCTTGAAAGTTCTTCTTAGAGCATTGGCCAGAAATCAAAGCACCTTGGTTCTTCAGCACATGTTTAACACTCAGAGAGCTCTTGTATTCAAGTATCATAGTGCGCTTTTTGACGAGGAAAGCGAACGGTGTGGAGACTTGTGTCTGACGTTGCTGACCAGGTGTAGTTCGCCATTAAGTGCCGTCAGAAGCCATGCAGCAGCTAGTTTGTATCTGCTGATgcgacaaaattttgaaatcggaAAT AATTTTGCCCGAGTAAAGATGCAAGTCACAACTTCGCTATCTGCGCTAGTTGGTCGTGGTAGAGCACCGAGTGAAGGTGCGCTCCGGCGAGCCTTAAAAACCGTCTTGGTCTATGCTGAACGTGACACAGAATTAGCGGACACGAGTTTTCCAGAGCAAGTTAAGGACTTGTTATTCAATCTCCATATGATCTTATCTGATACTGTGAAGATGAAAGAGTTTCAGGAAGATCCTGAGATGCTCTTGGACTTGATGTACAG AATCGCAAAGGGATACCAAGGATCACCAGATCTCAGATTGACGTGGTTAGCAAATATGGCGCAGCAGCATATGGAGAGGAAGAATCACACGGAAGCGGCCATGTGCTTAGTGCACAGTGCAGCTCTGGTTGCAGAGTATCTTCACCTTTTAGAACCAGGTGGAGGAGGCAGGCCAGTAGGTGCCGTCGCTTTGGCACCTGTGACACCAAACGCTCTTGAGGAAAGTGCGGTCGGAGATGACGTGCTGGCAAGACGAGAAGAAGGATTGTGTCTTGGGCCAGATTTTTCGGAAAGTGGTTTGGCTGGGCTCCTAGAACACGCGGCTAGCTCGCTTCACGCTGCTGGAATGTACGAGGCCATCGCTGATGTTTACAGAGTGTTGTTACCCATAGCTGAAGCCGCtcatgattataaaaaattagcgAATATCCACGG GAAACTGCACGAGTCCTATACCAGAGTGGAGCAGCTTGCTGGAAAGCGTGTCTTTGGAACGTATTTTAGAGTCGGATTCTACGGAACACGGTTTGGCGACTTGGCTGGAGACGAGTTCGTCTATAAGGAGCCGACTCTGACGAAACTTCCCGAGATATTTTCcaggcttgaaaatttttacgctgAAAGATTTGGCGCTGATAATACCGTAATAATAAAGGATTCAAACCCGGTAGATCCCAGTAAATTGGAACCGGACAAAGCCTATGTTCAAATAACTTACGTCGAGCCTTACTTCGAGCCTCATGAATTACGGCATAGGCCGACGGtgtttcatcgaaatttcaatatca AACGCTTTGTATTCGCTACCCCCTTCACTCCGAGCGGAAAAGCTCATGGAGAGTTGCGGGAACAGTGCAAGCGGAAGACGATATTGACTGTAGCGACCCATTTTCCGTATTTGAAGACTAGAATTCGGGTTGTAGCAAGAAAACTGATTGTGTTAAGTCCCATCGAGGTCGCGATTGAAGATATACAGAAGAAGACAGCCGAG GTAGCAGCGGCGACTGCTCAGGAGCCTCCGGATGCAAAAATGTTACAGATGGTTTTGCAGGGATGCATTGGAACAACAGTGAATCAAGGTCCGGCCGAAGTAGCAGTGGTCTTTTTATCCGGCCTGCGAGATCAGAATGTTCAGCCCTCGAGACTGCAGCATAAACTTCGGCTCTGCTTTaaagatttttctaaaaaatgtcTAGACGCTCTGAGACGAAACAAAAATCTGATCGGACCTGATCAGCGTGATTACCAAAAAGAGTTGGAACGAAATTACCAAAGGTTGACTGAAAGATTGACACCATTGATCGCTTGGAG CGGACCAGCGGCGCCAAACCAGACGTTACCAACGTCACCGCGCTGGTAA